The following are encoded together in the Streptomyces asoensis genome:
- a CDS encoding DUF6049 family protein, translated as MAEAADTPGMTPSPARSPARRWLRRAGALLAGAPLLAGLLQLSAPTAQAAGPASAKEASDTGTVAVAVDSLSPGAPTDGDTLTVSGTVTNNGKQAVTGAHVNLRVGSALTTRSAIDGVAKHPDALTGDDGSEVGGKYAATFAKLTPGVAEHFSISVPVGKLDLGDEGVYPLGVAVSGETAAQQWDQVLGVQRTFLPWQPEEADTPTRTTVLWPLVSTVHMTAETGSDAQQTPVFLNDDLAKELAPGGRLEQMLSLGRELDVTWVIDPDLLASVDAMTGSYRIRGDGDTTTAGTHQAIAKQWLDDLQDAVLGKEVVALPFADPDLASLAHNGTGVAGSLSQLKEATDVAATTVETVLHVTPSTDFAWPVDGAVDPSIVKVATSAGADKVIARGDSLTETGDLTYTPSAARPIGGGTTAVVADARLSTAFEGDLTKASASTLAVQEFLAQSLALNQQTGKQRSVVVAPQRMPTAVQARAMAQAVTLLQGGTWSQPQQLAAAAKAKPDPGATTKVPSKSAYPSSLRKQELPRSAFEQIAYTQDRLDNFKVILANEARVVTPFGRAMNRETSTSWRGHNTAANTFRQSVQAYLDTLTGQVKLIDKSETKLSGRSATIPVTVQNNLVQGVDHLILRLTSTNPTRLEISDDAWAEQRVTVSGGHTSTVKFTTSANVNGQTRVIAQLYTEDGQKYGNEVAFDVRVTEITATVMLVIGGGVLLLVLAGFRMYTQRKRAAARGAEETEEAEGSEEDGEDGADGAPEAAEPADGPERAADPESRPEGDSGAPPGAAGPQQPSDGTPDTAVESADPSGTGERVDR; from the coding sequence GTGGCCGAGGCGGCAGACACTCCGGGGATGACTCCCTCACCTGCCCGCTCACCTGCCCGCCGGTGGCTGCGGCGGGCCGGCGCACTGCTCGCCGGAGCGCCTCTGCTGGCCGGTCTCCTCCAGCTGTCCGCCCCCACCGCGCAGGCAGCCGGCCCGGCCTCGGCCAAGGAGGCGTCCGACACGGGCACGGTGGCCGTGGCCGTCGACTCGCTCAGCCCCGGCGCCCCCACCGACGGGGACACCCTGACCGTCTCCGGCACGGTCACGAACAACGGCAAGCAGGCGGTCACGGGAGCCCACGTGAACCTGCGGGTGGGGTCCGCGCTCACCACCCGCTCGGCGATCGACGGGGTGGCCAAGCACCCGGACGCCCTGACCGGCGACGACGGCTCGGAGGTGGGCGGCAAGTACGCCGCCACCTTCGCCAAGCTCACCCCCGGCGTGGCGGAGCACTTCAGCATCTCCGTCCCGGTGGGCAAGCTCGACCTGGGCGACGAAGGCGTCTACCCGCTCGGTGTCGCCGTCTCCGGCGAGACGGCGGCGCAGCAGTGGGACCAGGTGCTGGGCGTCCAGCGGACCTTCCTGCCGTGGCAGCCCGAGGAAGCGGACACCCCGACCAGGACGACGGTGCTGTGGCCGCTGGTCTCCACGGTCCACATGACGGCGGAGACCGGCTCCGACGCGCAGCAGACGCCCGTCTTCCTCAACGACGACCTGGCCAAGGAGCTCGCTCCGGGCGGCCGCCTCGAACAGATGCTGAGCCTGGGCAGGGAACTCGACGTCACCTGGGTGATCGACCCGGACCTGCTGGCGTCCGTCGACGCCATGACCGGCAGCTACCGGATCCGCGGCGACGGCGACACCACCACGGCCGGCACCCACCAGGCGATCGCCAAGCAGTGGCTCGACGATCTCCAGGACGCAGTGCTGGGCAAGGAGGTCGTCGCGCTGCCCTTCGCCGATCCCGACCTGGCCTCGCTCGCCCACAACGGCACCGGGGTCGCCGGTTCGCTGAGCCAGCTCAAGGAGGCCACCGACGTGGCCGCCACGACGGTGGAGACCGTGCTCCACGTCACACCGAGCACCGACTTCGCGTGGCCGGTGGACGGCGCCGTCGACCCGTCGATCGTGAAGGTCGCCACCTCGGCCGGGGCCGACAAGGTGATCGCGCGCGGCGACAGCCTGACCGAGACCGGTGACCTCACCTACACCCCCTCGGCGGCCCGGCCCATCGGCGGCGGCACCACGGCCGTGGTCGCGGACGCGAGGCTCTCGACGGCCTTCGAGGGCGACCTGACCAAGGCGTCCGCGTCCACGCTCGCCGTGCAGGAGTTCCTCGCGCAGAGCCTGGCCCTGAACCAGCAGACCGGGAAGCAGCGCAGCGTCGTCGTCGCCCCGCAGCGGATGCCGACCGCCGTCCAGGCCCGGGCGATGGCCCAGGCCGTCACCCTGCTCCAGGGCGGTACCTGGTCGCAGCCCCAGCAGCTCGCGGCGGCGGCCAAGGCCAAGCCCGACCCGGGCGCCACCACGAAAGTGCCGTCGAAGTCGGCGTACCCCTCGTCGCTGCGCAAGCAGGAACTGCCCAGGTCCGCGTTCGAGCAGATCGCGTACACGCAGGACCGGCTCGACAACTTCAAGGTGATCCTCGCCAACGAGGCCCGCGTGGTGACGCCGTTCGGTCGGGCCATGAACCGCGAGACGTCCACGTCGTGGCGGGGCCACAACACCGCGGCGAACACGTTCCGCCAGAGCGTGCAGGCCTACCTCGACACCCTGACCGGCCAGGTCAAGCTGATCGACAAGTCGGAGACCAAGCTCTCCGGCCGCAGCGCCACCATCCCGGTGACCGTGCAGAACAACCTGGTGCAGGGCGTCGACCACCTGATCCTGCGGCTCACCTCGACCAACCCGACCCGTCTGGAGATCTCCGACGACGCCTGGGCCGAACAGCGCGTCACGGTCTCCGGCGGGCACACCTCGACGGTGAAGTTCACCACGTCCGCCAACGTCAACGGACAGACCAGGGTGATCGCCCAGCTGTACACCGAGGACGGCCAGAAGTACGGCAACGAGGTCGCCTTCGACGTGCGGGTCACCGAGATCACCGCGACGGTGATGCTGGTCATCGGCGGCGGTGTCCTCCTGCTGGTCCTGGCCGGCTTCCGCATGTACACCCAGCGCAAGCGGGCCGCGGCCCGCGGAGCCGAGGAGACCGAGGAAGCCGAAGGATCCGAAGAGGACGGCGAGGACGGCGCCGACGGGGCGCCCGAGGCGGCTGAGCCCGCCGACGGCCCGGAACGGGCCGCGGACCCCGAGAGCCGTCCCGAGGGGGATTCCGGCGCCCCGCCCGGGGCGGCCGGCCCGCAGCAGCCGAGTGACGGGACCCCGGACACCGCAGTGGAAAGCGCCGACCCGTCCGGGACGGGTGAGAGAGTTGACCGTTGA
- the murJ gene encoding murein biosynthesis integral membrane protein MurJ gives MNAPYDGDRGQAAGRSGNPEGPPPEHGQVPPQHPADMYLQDAYDQDPYRSQDLTAQDPVAEALYDRAAHPPPPPEIQQPQQPLYGRPPQSPYAPDPRRWAQTPAPEPEGPTQYLPYGDDPRTTQFVGVDDLVTHSGEEQHQPDAFAHLFRDQQQGGARSAEPSVPGPASAPAGQGPVPPYQAPVPPSPATDETLNLMATPAAAAPAAAPATPGAKKGGRAAGLLKSSAVMAAGTMVSRLTGFVRSALIVSALGVGLLGDTFQVAYQLPTMIYILTVGGGLNSVFVPQLVRAMKEDEDGGEAFANRLLTLVMVALGLLTVAAIAAAPVLIRLLSDSVASDPAANEVGITFVRYFLPSIFFMGVHVVMGQILNARGKFGAMMWTPVLNNIVIIVTLGMFIWVYGTAADSGMKVTTIPPEGERLLGIGVLLGLVVQALAMIPYLRETGFKLRLRFDWKGHGLGKAATLAKWTVLFVLANQAGALVVTQLSTSAGKDSPVDGTGFAAYANAQLIWGLPQAIITVSLMAALLPRISRSAAEGDAGAVRDDISQGLRTTAVAIVPIAFGFLALGIPMCTLIFGSSGTSEATNMGFMLMAFGLGLIPYSVQYVVLRAFYAYEDTRTPFYNTVIVAAVNAGASAVCYFVLPARWAVVGMAASYGLAYAIGVGVAWNRLRKRLGGDLDGSHVLRTYARLCIASVPAALISGAACYGIGHSLGQGVVGSFAALLAGGVLLFGTFFVAARRMRIEELNSLVGMVRGRLGR, from the coding sequence ATGAACGCGCCGTACGACGGTGACCGCGGCCAGGCCGCGGGCCGCTCGGGCAACCCCGAGGGCCCGCCGCCCGAGCATGGCCAGGTGCCGCCGCAGCATCCGGCGGACATGTACCTCCAGGACGCCTACGACCAGGACCCCTACCGGTCCCAGGACCTCACCGCGCAGGATCCGGTCGCCGAGGCGCTCTACGACCGTGCCGCGCACCCCCCGCCGCCCCCGGAGATCCAGCAGCCGCAGCAGCCGCTGTACGGCCGGCCGCCGCAGTCCCCGTACGCCCCCGACCCGCGCAGGTGGGCCCAGACCCCGGCTCCCGAGCCGGAGGGCCCCACGCAGTACCTGCCGTACGGCGACGACCCGCGTACGACCCAGTTCGTGGGCGTGGACGACCTGGTGACGCACTCCGGCGAGGAGCAGCACCAGCCCGACGCCTTCGCGCACCTCTTCCGGGACCAGCAGCAGGGCGGTGCCCGCTCCGCGGAACCGTCCGTGCCCGGTCCGGCGTCCGCCCCAGCGGGTCAGGGACCCGTACCGCCGTACCAGGCCCCGGTGCCGCCGTCCCCGGCGACGGACGAGACCTTGAACCTCATGGCCACCCCGGCCGCGGCGGCCCCTGCGGCCGCTCCCGCCACCCCGGGCGCCAAGAAGGGCGGTCGCGCGGCGGGCCTGCTGAAGTCCAGCGCCGTCATGGCGGCGGGCACGATGGTCTCCCGCCTGACCGGCTTCGTCCGCTCCGCGCTGATCGTCTCGGCGCTGGGCGTCGGCCTGCTCGGCGACACCTTCCAGGTGGCCTACCAGCTGCCCACCATGATCTACATCCTGACCGTCGGCGGCGGCCTCAACTCCGTCTTCGTGCCCCAGCTCGTGCGGGCCATGAAGGAGGACGAGGACGGCGGTGAGGCGTTCGCCAACCGTCTGCTCACCCTGGTCATGGTGGCGCTCGGCCTGCTCACGGTCGCCGCGATCGCCGCGGCGCCCGTCCTGATCCGGCTGCTGTCCGACTCGGTCGCCAGCGACCCGGCGGCCAACGAGGTCGGCATCACCTTCGTCCGCTACTTCCTGCCGTCCATCTTCTTCATGGGCGTCCATGTGGTGATGGGGCAGATCCTCAACGCGCGCGGGAAGTTCGGCGCGATGATGTGGACGCCGGTCCTCAACAACATCGTCATCATCGTGACGCTGGGCATGTTCATCTGGGTCTACGGCACCGCCGCCGACTCCGGCATGAAGGTCACGACCATCCCGCCGGAGGGCGAGCGGCTCCTCGGCATCGGAGTCCTGCTCGGCCTCGTCGTGCAGGCCCTGGCCATGATCCCGTACCTGCGGGAGACCGGCTTCAAGCTGCGCCTGCGCTTCGACTGGAAGGGCCACGGCCTCGGCAAGGCGGCGACCCTCGCCAAGTGGACCGTCCTGTTCGTCCTGGCCAACCAGGCCGGCGCGCTCGTCGTCACCCAGCTGTCCACCTCGGCCGGCAAGGACTCGCCGGTCGACGGCACCGGCTTCGCCGCCTACGCCAACGCCCAGCTGATCTGGGGCCTGCCGCAGGCCATCATCACCGTCTCCCTGATGGCCGCGCTGCTGCCCCGCATCTCCCGCTCCGCGGCCGAGGGCGACGCCGGCGCCGTCCGTGACGACATCTCCCAGGGCCTGCGCACCACGGCCGTCGCGATCGTCCCGATCGCCTTCGGCTTCCTCGCGCTCGGCATCCCGATGTGCACGCTGATCTTCGGCTCCTCGGGCACCAGCGAAGCCACGAACATGGGCTTCATGCTGATGGCCTTCGGCCTCGGCCTGATCCCCTACTCCGTGCAGTACGTCGTCCTGCGCGCCTTCTACGCCTACGAGGACACGCGGACCCCCTTCTACAACACGGTGATCGTGGCCGCGGTCAACGCGGGCGCCTCGGCGGTCTGTTACTTCGTGCTGCCCGCCCGCTGGGCCGTGGTCGGCATGGCGGCCTCCTACGGCCTCGCCTACGCGATCGGCGTCGGCGTCGCCTGGAACAGACTGCGCAAGCGGCTCGGCGGAGACCTCGACGGCTCCCATGTGCTGCGCACCTACGCCCGGCTCTGCATCGCCTCCGTACCGGCCGCCCTCATCAGCGGCGCGGCCTGCTACGGCATCGGCCACAGCCTGGGCCAGGGCGTCGTCGGTTCCTTCGCGGCACTGCTGGCCGGCGGGGTCCTGCTGTTCGGTACCTTCTTCGTCGCCGCCCGGCGCATGCGCATCGAGGAGCTCAACTCTCTCGTGGGCATGGTCCGCGGACGCCTGGGTCGCTGA
- a CDS encoding protein kinase family protein — protein sequence MAERSTAAVDVAGHSGDEPLTAQADQSTADGVVKNLEQDTDSDEAQGSGGAERPGKTSPPELHSGHKLARRYRLEECVTRLDGFSSWRAVDEKLRRAVGVHILPADHTRARSVLAAARSSALLGDPRFVQVLDAVEENDLVYVVHEWLPDATELTALLAAGPLEPHDAYQMVSQIASAMAAAHREGLAHLRLNPNAVLRTSSGQWRIRGLAVNAALRGVTSDTPQRTDTEAIGALLYAALTQRWPYENDAYGLSGLPKDVGLIAPDQVRAGVHRGLSELAMRALVNDGATASRHEAACTTPEELVKAIGEMPRIRPPEPTFAAPPEYQRTTYQQGTYGRPTPHPGVTQVVPTPPPPLQSRTGKALKWAVSALLIAALGLGSWQLADALMDQSKSDETDQTQTTDDGDKSSPSPAPLKDLKIQDAAEYYPDGKPQHANDVKLTYDGDSSTYWRSYSFDGGPVLAPFKDGVGIVYDLGSEHSLSTASIGLHYGGNYTAATLYAADSLSSSASLNSMKKIAQAQTSGKELKISAKTPVKTRYVLVWLTAAPYSGGDQYSGAGYKQAITDVKFTG from the coding sequence GTGGCGGAACGGAGCACAGCTGCCGTCGACGTGGCAGGCCACAGCGGTGACGAGCCGCTGACCGCACAAGCGGACCAGTCCACGGCCGACGGGGTGGTCAAGAACCTGGAGCAGGACACGGACAGCGACGAGGCACAGGGGAGTGGCGGGGCGGAGCGTCCCGGGAAGACCTCGCCGCCGGAACTGCACAGCGGACACAAGCTCGCCAGACGCTACCGTCTCGAAGAGTGCGTCACCCGTCTGGACGGTTTCAGCAGTTGGCGTGCGGTCGACGAGAAACTCCGGCGTGCCGTCGGCGTCCACATCCTGCCCGCGGACCACACCCGGGCCCGCTCCGTACTGGCGGCGGCCCGTTCCTCGGCCCTGCTCGGAGACCCGCGGTTCGTCCAAGTGCTGGACGCCGTCGAGGAGAACGACCTCGTCTACGTCGTCCATGAATGGCTGCCCGACGCCACCGAGCTGACCGCCCTGCTCGCGGCCGGTCCGCTGGAGCCGCACGACGCCTACCAGATGGTGAGTCAGATCGCCTCCGCGATGGCCGCCGCGCACCGCGAGGGCCTGGCACATCTGCGTCTGAACCCCAACGCCGTACTGCGCACGTCCTCGGGCCAGTGGCGCATCCGGGGTCTCGCGGTGAACGCCGCCCTGCGGGGGGTCACCAGCGACACGCCCCAGCGCACCGACACCGAGGCGATCGGCGCCCTGCTGTACGCGGCACTCACCCAGCGCTGGCCGTACGAGAACGACGCCTACGGCCTGTCCGGGCTGCCCAAGGACGTCGGGCTGATCGCACCCGACCAGGTGCGCGCCGGTGTCCACCGGGGCCTGTCCGAGCTGGCCATGCGCGCCCTCGTCAACGACGGCGCGACCGCCTCCCGGCACGAGGCCGCCTGCACGACGCCGGAGGAGCTGGTCAAGGCGATCGGCGAGATGCCCCGCATCCGCCCGCCGGAGCCGACGTTCGCCGCCCCGCCCGAGTACCAGCGCACCACGTACCAGCAGGGCACCTACGGCCGTCCCACGCCGCATCCCGGCGTCACCCAGGTGGTACCCACCCCACCGCCGCCGCTCCAGAGCCGCACGGGCAAGGCACTGAAGTGGGCGGTCTCCGCCCTCCTCATCGCCGCCCTGGGCCTCGGCAGCTGGCAGCTCGCGGACGCCCTGATGGACCAGAGCAAGTCCGACGAGACCGACCAGACGCAGACCACGGACGACGGCGACAAGAGCAGCCCCTCGCCGGCACCGCTCAAGGATCTGAAGATCCAGGACGCCGCCGAGTACTACCCCGACGGCAAGCCCCAGCACGCCAACGACGTGAAGCTCACCTACGACGGTGACAGCTCCACGTACTGGCGGTCCTACTCGTTCGACGGCGGACCCGTGCTCGCCCCCTTCAAGGACGGCGTGGGCATCGTCTACGACCTCGGCTCCGAGCACAGTCTGTCGACCGCCTCGATAGGGCTGCACTACGGCGGCAACTACACGGCGGCCACCCTGTACGCGGCCGACTCGCTCTCGTCGTCGGCGTCCCTGAACTCCATGAAGAAGATCGCCCAGGCGCAGACCTCCGGCAAGGAACTGAAGATCTCCGCCAAGACACCGGTGAAGACGCGGTACGTTCTCGTCTGGCTCACGGCGGCGCCGTACTCCGGAGGGGACCAGTACAGCGGCGCCGGCTACAAGCAGGCCATCACCGACGTGAAGTTCACCGGCTGA
- the sigM gene encoding RNA polymerase sigma factor SigM, producing the protein MAEGAGYDATSDQDLLARHVKGDPDAFGELVRRHRDRLWAVALRTLGDREEAADAVQDALVSAYRAAHTFRGQSAVTTWLHRITVNACLDRARKAASRKTSPVDDTERLEQLLEPHESAAAPAERNDLHRQLIEALGTLPPDQQAALVLVDMQGYPVAEAARVLDVPSGTVKSRCARGRARLLPLLTHLRPPGTGGDRENGTGRNRAQETSVPPTAEPRDEKPGNAGTGDSAAVKGGGGRV; encoded by the coding sequence ATGGCTGAAGGCGCCGGATACGACGCCACGAGTGACCAGGACCTCCTCGCCCGGCATGTGAAGGGCGACCCCGACGCCTTCGGTGAACTCGTCCGGCGTCACCGCGACCGGCTATGGGCGGTGGCCCTGCGCACGCTGGGCGACCGCGAGGAGGCCGCTGACGCCGTCCAGGACGCTCTGGTCTCCGCCTACCGGGCCGCCCACACCTTCCGCGGCCAGTCCGCCGTCACGACCTGGCTCCACCGCATCACGGTCAACGCCTGCCTGGACCGCGCGCGCAAGGCGGCGTCCCGCAAGACCTCACCGGTCGACGACACCGAGCGCTTGGAGCAACTCCTCGAACCGCACGAGTCGGCGGCCGCCCCCGCCGAACGCAACGATCTGCACCGCCAGCTCATCGAGGCGCTCGGCACTCTCCCCCCGGACCAGCAGGCCGCCCTCGTCCTCGTCGACATGCAGGGCTATCCGGTCGCCGAGGCCGCCCGTGTGCTCGACGTGCCGTCCGGCACCGTGAAGAGCCGCTGCGCCCGGGGCAGAGCCAGACTCCTGCCGCTCCTGACCCATCTGCGGCCCCCGGGCACCGGCGGCGACAGAGAAAACGGCACAGGACGGAACCGGGCGCAGGAGACATCCGTCCCACCGACAGCGGAACCTCGGGACGAGAAGCCGGGCAACGCCGGGACAGGCGATTCAGCTGCTGTGAAGGGCGGAGGTGGGCGAGTGTGA
- a CDS encoding anti-sigma factor family protein: protein MTSTTDTTGHPDVTEISDLTEGLLTPSRSADVRRHVDTCELCADVHASLEEIRGLLGDLPGPARMPDDVAQRIDAALAAEALLDATMEKETEVPRTTDAPATPDAPHVSRETTPAAVTTTAAVTTPAADRPSGRARTTTTGPGRKERPRRGRRKAAVLGAVLTAAALGLGSVLVSSLTGGGSPGTSAHGTNGPDTFSAGRLQGQVTSLLTKTGGSPAPRNQSMQGEPDTASSGAASPRTLLQPPAVPPCVQKGIGRSDSALATQAGTYQGTDALLVVLPDPSDSSRVDAYLMDSTCVERPSSGPATVLLHHSYPRR from the coding sequence GTGACCTCGACGACGGACACGACCGGGCATCCGGACGTCACGGAGATCTCCGACCTCACCGAAGGCCTGCTCACCCCTTCCCGGAGCGCCGACGTACGCCGCCACGTGGACACGTGCGAGCTCTGCGCGGACGTCCACGCGTCCCTCGAGGAGATCCGCGGTCTCCTGGGCGATCTCCCCGGGCCCGCACGTATGCCGGACGACGTCGCCCAGCGCATCGATGCCGCGCTCGCCGCCGAAGCGCTGCTCGACGCCACGATGGAGAAAGAGACCGAAGTCCCGCGGACGACCGACGCACCTGCGACGCCGGACGCTCCCCATGTTTCACGTGAAACAACGCCCGCGGCGGTGACGACGACAGCGGCGGTGACGACGCCAGCGGCGGACCGGCCCTCCGGACGCGCCCGCACGACCACCACCGGCCCGGGCCGCAAGGAACGCCCACGCCGCGGGCGCCGCAAGGCAGCTGTCCTCGGAGCGGTCCTCACAGCCGCGGCGCTGGGCCTCGGATCCGTGCTGGTGTCGTCCCTCACGGGCGGGGGATCGCCGGGCACTTCGGCCCACGGGACCAACGGGCCGGACACGTTCTCCGCTGGCCGGCTGCAAGGACAGGTCACCAGCCTCCTCACCAAGACCGGCGGCTCCCCTGCACCGCGCAACCAGAGCATGCAGGGGGAACCCGACACCGCTTCATCCGGTGCCGCCTCCCCCAGGACCCTGCTCCAGCCGCCCGCGGTCCCTCCCTGCGTACAGAAGGGGATCGGACGCAGCGACTCGGCCCTCGCCACCCAGGCGGGCACCTATCAGGGAACGGACGCTCTGCTCGTCGTGCTGCCCGACCCGTCCGACAGCTCCCGGGTCGACGCCTATCTGATGGACAGCACGTGTGTCGAGCGCCCTTCCTCGGGCCCGGCCACCGTCCTGCTGCACCACTCGTACCCGCGTCGCTGA
- the trxB gene encoding thioredoxin-disulfide reductase — protein MSDVRNVIIIGSGPAGYTAALYTARASLKPLVFEGAVTAGGALMNTTEVENFPGFQDGIMGPELMDNMRAQAERFGAELIPDDIVSVDLTGEIKTVTDTAGTIHRAKAVIVTTGSQHRKLGLPNEDALSGRGVSWCATCDGFFFKDQDIAVIGGGDTAMEEATFLSRFAKSVTIVHRRDTLRASKAMQERAFADPKIKFVWDSEVAEIQGDPKLAGLKLRNLKTGELSDLPVTGLFIAIGHDPRTELFKGQLDLDEEGYLKVSAPSTRTNVTGVFAAGDVVDHTYRQAITAAGTGCSSALDAERYLAALSDEEPAEPEKTSV, from the coding sequence GTGAGCGACGTCCGTAACGTGATCATCATCGGCTCCGGGCCCGCCGGCTACACCGCGGCGCTGTACACCGCACGCGCCTCGCTGAAGCCGCTCGTGTTCGAAGGCGCCGTCACCGCGGGCGGTGCACTGATGAACACCACCGAGGTCGAGAACTTCCCCGGCTTCCAGGACGGCATCATGGGCCCCGAGCTCATGGACAACATGCGCGCCCAGGCCGAGCGTTTCGGTGCCGAGCTCATCCCCGACGACATCGTCTCCGTCGACCTCACCGGTGAGATCAAGACCGTCACGGACACCGCGGGCACCATCCACCGGGCCAAGGCCGTCATCGTCACCACGGGCTCCCAGCACCGCAAGCTCGGTCTGCCGAACGAGGACGCGCTCTCCGGCCGCGGCGTCTCCTGGTGTGCCACCTGCGACGGCTTCTTCTTCAAGGACCAGGACATCGCCGTGATCGGCGGCGGCGACACCGCGATGGAGGAGGCGACCTTCCTCTCGCGCTTCGCCAAGTCCGTGACCATCGTCCACCGCCGGGACACCCTGCGCGCCTCCAAGGCGATGCAGGAGCGCGCCTTCGCCGACCCGAAGATCAAGTTCGTCTGGGACAGTGAGGTCGCCGAGATCCAGGGTGACCCGAAGCTGGCCGGCCTGAAGCTGCGCAACCTCAAGACGGGTGAGCTCTCGGACCTCCCCGTGACCGGTCTGTTCATCGCGATCGGCCACGACCCGCGTACCGAACTCTTCAAGGGTCAGCTCGACCTCGACGAGGAGGGCTACCTCAAGGTGTCCGCGCCCTCCACCCGTACGAACGTGACCGGCGTCTTCGCCGCCGGCGACGTGGTCGACCACACCTACCGCCAGGCGATCACCGCCGCCGGTACCGGCTGCTCCTCCGCCCTGGACGCCGAGCGCTACCTCGCCGCCCTCTCGG